One window of the Hoplias malabaricus isolate fHopMal1 chromosome Y, fHopMal1.hap1, whole genome shotgun sequence genome contains the following:
- the LOC136677646 gene encoding uncharacterized protein, whose amino-acid sequence MQKVKIISLEEKVASLVEERNYLRERLEDTLKLKLGDLHQLQSSAAPQPSTLWLSAPQHTPTSTDSSESSDSEDSEASLKKKKQKKKKSKKLKTDYFSRVRTPEDSIKRYNKVLELVKQGLTKTEAYCRTHVDRNTIVNQVSIAELAVVNPEMFRALRVNFKKGSNLQKFAKLCEDQCLLEPNQTRISALKERGDLLDIKGN is encoded by the exons ATGCAGAAGGTGAAGATCATTAGTCTGGAAGAAAAGGTTGCATCCTTAGTAGAAGAAAGAAATTATCTTCGTGAGAGGCTTGAGGACA CTCTGAAATTGAAGCTAGGTGATTTGCATCAGCTCCAGTCATCTGCAGCACCTCAGCCATCAACTCTTTGGTTGTCTGCACCTCAGCATACCCCAACTTCTACAGACTCATCAGAGTCTTCTGATTCAGAGGATTCAGAGGCCTCACTCAAAAAGAagaagcaaaagaaaaagaaatcaaagAAACTGAAGACTGATTATTTCAGCCGAG TGAGAACACCTGAAGATTCCATCAAGCGGTACAACAAAGTTTTGGAGCTGGTGAAGCAAGGTTTGACGAAGACGGAGGCATACTGCAGGACACATGTGGACAGAAACACAATCGTTAACCAGGTCTCTATAGCAGAGTTGGCAGTGGTTAATCCTGAAATGTTCCGTGCCTTGAGAGTTAATTTCAAAAAGGGTAGCAACTTGCAAAAGTTTGCTAAGCTTTGTGAAGACCAGTGTTTACTTGAGCCAAATCAAACCAGGATAAGTgcactgaaagagagaggggatcTCCTTGACATTAAAGGAAACTAA